Genomic DNA from Salinibacter pepae:
CGACTGGGCGTATACGTTTGCCATCGGGGACATTGCCGAAGAGGACGCCGCGCTCTGCCGCGCAACCCACCGGGCTCTTCTGGGGGGGATTGAACAGGCGGTTGCCGGCCAACGGGTGGGCGACATCAGCCACGCCGTGCAGTCGCATTGCGAGTCCCAGGGGTTTAGCGTGGTGCGCGACCTTGTGGGGCACGGCGTCGGTCAGGATCTGCACGAAGATCCGCAGGTGCCAAACTTTGGGGACCCGGGGCGCGGCCGTTCGTTGAAGCCCGGCCTCTCAATTTGCATCGAACCGATGATTAACCGGGGCACGGCCCGGGTTGTGACCGACGACGACGGATGGACCGTGCGCGCCGCCGACGGACTTCCCTCCGCCCACTACGAGCATATGGTGGTCGTGCGGGACGGAGAGCCGGAGGTTCTCTCCGACTACGGATACATTGAAGACGTGATCGACCCCCCTTACGAAGCTGACGCTCTTACAGAAACCACCATTCGCTAATGGCAAAAGAAGAGGCCATCGAGAAAGACGGGGAAGTTATCGAAGCACTCCCCAACGCGCAGTTTCGCGTTCGACTGGAGAACGGCCACGAGATCCTCGGGCTCCTCTCCGGAAAGATGCGGATGAACTATATCAAGATTTTGCCGGGGGATCGGGTCAAGGTCGAGATGTCCCCGTATGACCTTTCCAAGGGGCGGATTGTGTATCGCTACAAGAACTAGCCTTCTCCCCGGAAGGCGGGAGAAGCTGCGGGGCGGGGAGCGTGCGTAGTGGCTGCTCGGACTCTAGAACGAACCCAACTGACAAGTCATGCCGAGAATTGAAGGAGTTGACGTGCCGGACGACAAGCGTGGAGAAATCGCGCTCACCGACATCTACGGGGTGGGCCAGTCGCGGGCCAGTGAGATCCTGGAGAAAGCAGAGGTCAGCGTAGACAAGCGCCCCCGTGAGTGGACCGAGAGCGAGACCAAGCGTGTGCGGCGCATTATTGAGGAAGACTACACCGTCGAAGGCCAGCTCCGCACTGAGGTGCAGATGAACATCAAACGGCTGAAAGAAATCGGGTGCTACCGCGGCAAGCGGCACCGCGAGGGGCTGCCCGTCAACGGCCAGCGCACGCGGACCAACGCCCGGACCCGGAAGGGCAAGCGGAAGACCGTGGCGGGCCGCAGCCAGTCGACCCAGAAGAAGTAGGGCGGCCTCGGCACTTTGCATTTCCATCCCGGCACGGGCCAACGCTGCACGCCGGGTTCTCTCCCAAGACAAACACCGAATAGTTTCATGGCTGACGGAGACGATCGAGGGGGCAAGCGCACGCCCCGTAAGAAAAATGTTGTCGTTGAATCCAACGGTCGGGCGTACGTGAAGGCCACGTTCAACAACGTCATCGTGACGTTGACCGACCAGTACGGGAACACCATCTCGTGGGCGAGTGCCGGCAAGATGGGCTTCAAGGGAAGCCGCAAAAACACGCCCTACGCCGCCCAGAAGGCCGGGGAGTCTGCGGCCAACGAAGCCTACGAGCTGGGCCTTCGGCGCGTGGACGTGTACGTGAAAGGACCGGGGTCGGGGCGAGAGGGGGCCATCCGGGCCATGTCCGAGTCCGGGCTGGAAGTGGCGAGCATCCGCGACGTGACGCCGCTTCCCCACAACGGCTGCCGCCCCCCAAAGCGCCGCCGCGTCTGAACCGATCCCGCGCGAAGCGGGCGGGCCCCGCGGGGCGACACGCCTCGAGGCCCCGCCCCGCACCCCTCGCCCTGTTTGTACACAACACCTGACACCCGACACCGAATATTATGGCTCGCTACAGAGGTCCGAAGCAAAAAATCGCCCGACGCTTCAAGGAGCCCATCTTTGGGCCCTCCAAGGCGTTGGAGCGAAAGCCATACCCGCCCGGGCAGCACGGCCAGTCGCGCCGGCGACGGGAGAGCGAATACGCCGTGCAGCTGAAGGAGAAGCAGAAGACGAAGTACACCTACGGGCTGCTTGAGCGTCAATTCAAGAACCTGTTCGACAAGGCGTCCCGCATGCAGGGCGTGACGGGCGAAAAGCTTCTGATCCTGCTGGAGGCCCGCCTCGACAATGCGGTCTTCCGGATGGGCATTGCCCGGACGCGTCGCCAGGCCCGCCAGTTTGTGGCGCACCGCCACATCATGGTCAACGACGAGGTCGTGGACATCCCTTCTTACGAGATGTCTCCGGACGACGTCGTGTCTGTGAAGCCGAGCAGTCAGGACCTCGAGGTGATCCAGACGAACGTGGAGCATCGGCAACGGACCTTCTCCTGGCTGGAGATGGACCGTCAGGAGATGAAGGGAAAGTTCATCGACTATCCGAACCGGGAAGAGATTCCCGAAAACATCGACGAGCAGCTCATCGTCGAGCTGTACTCGAAGTAGAGTCGGGCGGCGTCCCGCGCCCACCGCGCCGAGCGCACCACGACGCGCTCGATCCAAACCACGACATTATTCCTTACAACTTGCTGATCCGAGCGTATGAGTAACCACGGGCTTCAGATGCCGGAAGGCGTCCACGTCGAGGAGGTCTCCGATTCCGAAGGTCAATTCGTCATGGGGCCGCTCGAACGGGGCTACGGCGTGACCATCGGAAACGCCCTCCGTCGCGTGTTGCTGTCGTCCCTGCGCGGCCTCGCCATCACGGCCGTCAAGATCGACGGCGTCCAGCACGAGTTTTCGACCATTCCGGGCGTCACCGAAGACGTGGCCGACCTGATCCTGAACCTGAAAGAAGTGCGGTTCAAGGCGGACGAGATGCAGGAGGGCCATCTCCACCTGAACCTCGAAGGGCCCGGCAATTGGACGGCCGCCGACATCGACGAGGCCACCGCGGAGTATGACGTCTTGAATCCCGATCAGCACGTCGCAACCCTCGCCGAAGACGCCGTCGTCAACGTGGATCTCCGGGTCGGGTACGGCCGTGGATACGTTCCGTCCGAGGAGAACAAGCGGGAGGACGACCCGATCGGCGTCATTGCGATCGATTCGATCTTTACCCCGATCAAGAACGTCAACTACGAGGTCAAGCCGACCCGTGTGGGGCAGAAGATCGACTACGAGGAGCTGCTCCTGGACGTGGAGACCGACGGGTCTCTTACGCCGGAGGAGGCGATCACACAGGGGGCCTCGATCCTCCGGGACCACGTAAGTTTCTTCATTCAGCTGGAGGAGGAGCCCGAGCCGGTCGTGGAGGAGCAGGAGGTCGACGAGGAGGTCAAGCGCATCCGCGAGCTGCTCGCGCAGCCGGTCGACGAGCTCGACCTGTCGGTGCGCTCGC
This window encodes:
- the infA gene encoding translation initiation factor IF-1, giving the protein MAKEEAIEKDGEVIEALPNAQFRVRLENGHEILGLLSGKMRMNYIKILPGDRVKVEMSPYDLSKGRIVYRYKN
- a CDS encoding DNA-directed RNA polymerase subunit alpha: MSNHGLQMPEGVHVEEVSDSEGQFVMGPLERGYGVTIGNALRRVLLSSLRGLAITAVKIDGVQHEFSTIPGVTEDVADLILNLKEVRFKADEMQEGHLHLNLEGPGNWTAADIDEATAEYDVLNPDQHVATLAEDAVVNVDLRVGYGRGYVPSEENKREDDPIGVIAIDSIFTPIKNVNYEVKPTRVGQKIDYEELLLDVETDGSLTPEEAITQGASILRDHVSFFIQLEEEPEPVVEEQEVDEEVKRIRELLAQPVDELDLSVRSHNCLKAANIKTIGDLVRREEDEMLKFRNFGRKSLQELVEVLDERGLQFGMDVEEYLEEKKAS
- the map gene encoding type I methionyl aminopeptidase; translated protein: MVHLKSQREIDCLRESANLVGQTLAEVARHIEVGATLRELDAVAEEYIRTQGGEPAFKGYQVGDNVFPNTLCTSVNDAVVHGIPDDYALQDGDLLSIDCGAKLNGYYGDWAYTFAIGDIAEEDAALCRATHRALLGGIEQAVAGQRVGDISHAVQSHCESQGFSVVRDLVGHGVGQDLHEDPQVPNFGDPGRGRSLKPGLSICIEPMINRGTARVVTDDDGWTVRAADGLPSAHYEHMVVVRDGEPEVLSDYGYIEDVIDPPYEADALTETTIR
- the rpsK gene encoding 30S ribosomal protein S11, translating into MADGDDRGGKRTPRKKNVVVESNGRAYVKATFNNVIVTLTDQYGNTISWASAGKMGFKGSRKNTPYAAQKAGESAANEAYELGLRRVDVYVKGPGSGREGAIRAMSESGLEVASIRDVTPLPHNGCRPPKRRRV
- the rpsD gene encoding 30S ribosomal protein S4; translated protein: MARYRGPKQKIARRFKEPIFGPSKALERKPYPPGQHGQSRRRRESEYAVQLKEKQKTKYTYGLLERQFKNLFDKASRMQGVTGEKLLILLEARLDNAVFRMGIARTRRQARQFVAHRHIMVNDEVVDIPSYEMSPDDVVSVKPSSQDLEVIQTNVEHRQRTFSWLEMDRQEMKGKFIDYPNREEIPENIDEQLIVELYSK
- the rpsM gene encoding 30S ribosomal protein S13, whose translation is MPRIEGVDVPDDKRGEIALTDIYGVGQSRASEILEKAEVSVDKRPREWTESETKRVRRIIEEDYTVEGQLRTEVQMNIKRLKEIGCYRGKRHREGLPVNGQRTRTNARTRKGKRKTVAGRSQSTQKK